One genomic region from Salvia hispanica cultivar TCC Black 2014 chromosome 2, UniMelb_Shisp_WGS_1.0, whole genome shotgun sequence encodes:
- the LOC125207797 gene encoding auxin-responsive protein IAA26-like isoform X2: protein MEDEGCPQLLDLIAKGGEWVGKRAVERSHGISEEKKLELRLAPPGGEWSFEESNTTISRERDGLFSLGHCPQNTVLKPPSPWQHLQTSYLHPVRRESSQLCSNRAAAAETKAFSAANTAVHNTAQKRTAPASVVGWPPIRSFRKNIASGSSSKQASDSPDVAPSKVSTVENCSRTPFVKINMDGIPIGRKVDLKSYNTYEKLSFAVDELFRGLLAVQKKSCSDGIIDEGDGVEKIGGLLDGSGEYTLVYEDHEGDRMLVGDVPWHMFVSTVKRLRVLKSSELSALSRGPKQGKISMNN, encoded by the exons AT GGAAGATGAAGGGTGTCCTCAGCTGTTGGATTTGATTGCGAAAGGAGGAGAATGGGTGGGTAAAAGGGCAGTGGAAAGAAGCCATGGGATTTCAGAGGAGAAGAAGCTTGAGCTAAGGCTTGCTCCACCGGGAGGAGAATGGAGCTTTGAAGAAAGCAACACCACCAtctctagagagagagatggactTTTCTCTCTAGGCCATTGTCCTCAAAATACAGTCTTGAAACCTCCATCTCCATGGCAGCACCTCCAAACTTCATATCTCCATCCTGTCAGAAGGGAATCCTCACAGCTCTGTAGCAAtagagcagcagcagcagaaaCTAAGGCATTTTCAGCAGCAAATACAGCTGTGCACAACACTGCTCAGAAAAG aactgcACCTGCTTCAGTGGTGGGATGGCCTCCAATTCGTTCATTCAGAAAAAATATTGCCAGCGGCAGTTCCTCCAAACAAGCTTCGGACTCACCTGATGTTGCTCCGAGCAAGGTTTCGACCGTCGAAAACTGCTCAAGAACTCCCTTTGTGAAGATCAACATGGATGGTATCCCCATTGGGAGGAAAGTTGATCTGAAATCATACAATACTTATGAAAAGCTGTCATTTGCGGTTGATGAGCTCTTCAGGGGCCTTCTTGCAG TGCAGAAGAAATCGTGCAGTGATGGGATCATAGACGAGGGCGATGGAGTAGAGAAGATCGGCGGCTTATTAGACGGGAGCGGGGAATATACCCTCGTGTATGAGGATCATGAAGGTGACAGGATGCTTGTTGGTGATGTTCCTTGGCA CATGTTCGTCTCAACAGTGAAAAGGCTTCGCGTGCTGAAAAGCTCAGAACTGTCTGCATTGTCTC GTGGACCTAAACAGGGAAAGATCTCCATGAACAATTAA
- the LOC125207797 gene encoding auxin-responsive protein IAA26-like isoform X1 — protein MEDYSNSREDEGCPQLLDLIAKGGEWVGKRAVERSHGISEEKKLELRLAPPGGEWSFEESNTTISRERDGLFSLGHCPQNTVLKPPSPWQHLQTSYLHPVRRESSQLCSNRAAAAETKAFSAANTAVHNTAQKRTAPASVVGWPPIRSFRKNIASGSSSKQASDSPDVAPSKVSTVENCSRTPFVKINMDGIPIGRKVDLKSYNTYEKLSFAVDELFRGLLAVQKKSCSDGIIDEGDGVEKIGGLLDGSGEYTLVYEDHEGDRMLVGDVPWHMFVSTVKRLRVLKSSELSALSRGPKQGKISMNN, from the exons ATGGAGGATTATTCTAATTCAAGGGAAGATGAAGGGTGTCCTCAGCTGTTGGATTTGATTGCGAAAGGAGGAGAATGGGTGGGTAAAAGGGCAGTGGAAAGAAGCCATGGGATTTCAGAGGAGAAGAAGCTTGAGCTAAGGCTTGCTCCACCGGGAGGAGAATGGAGCTTTGAAGAAAGCAACACCACCAtctctagagagagagatggactTTTCTCTCTAGGCCATTGTCCTCAAAATACAGTCTTGAAACCTCCATCTCCATGGCAGCACCTCCAAACTTCATATCTCCATCCTGTCAGAAGGGAATCCTCACAGCTCTGTAGCAAtagagcagcagcagcagaaaCTAAGGCATTTTCAGCAGCAAATACAGCTGTGCACAACACTGCTCAGAAAAG aactgcACCTGCTTCAGTGGTGGGATGGCCTCCAATTCGTTCATTCAGAAAAAATATTGCCAGCGGCAGTTCCTCCAAACAAGCTTCGGACTCACCTGATGTTGCTCCGAGCAAGGTTTCGACCGTCGAAAACTGCTCAAGAACTCCCTTTGTGAAGATCAACATGGATGGTATCCCCATTGGGAGGAAAGTTGATCTGAAATCATACAATACTTATGAAAAGCTGTCATTTGCGGTTGATGAGCTCTTCAGGGGCCTTCTTGCAG TGCAGAAGAAATCGTGCAGTGATGGGATCATAGACGAGGGCGATGGAGTAGAGAAGATCGGCGGCTTATTAGACGGGAGCGGGGAATATACCCTCGTGTATGAGGATCATGAAGGTGACAGGATGCTTGTTGGTGATGTTCCTTGGCA CATGTTCGTCTCAACAGTGAAAAGGCTTCGCGTGCTGAAAAGCTCAGAACTGTCTGCATTGTCTC GTGGACCTAAACAGGGAAAGATCTCCATGAACAATTAA